A region of the Arenibacter antarcticus genome:
GATTTGCTGTGCATTGGAGCCCGGGGTCTGAAAAACTCCAAAACTGATTCCGGGATAGCCCCTTGCGCGACCTATGGACGTGTACGAGAAGGCATCCAATTCCACTTTGGCCACGTCGCTAAGTTTTAAAAACTGGCCATTTCCCAAAGATTTTATAATGATACCCTGATACTCTACGGCGGTTTTATATCGCCCTTTGTATTTGATGACATATTCAAAGGCTTCCCCTGAATTTTGACCTAACGACCCTGCGGCAGCTTCTAGGCTTTGTTCTCCGATGGCTTGTATTACATCGGTTACGGTTAAATTGTATGAAGTCAGCTTTACTGGATCCAACCATATTCTCATGGCGTAATCCTTGGACCCGAAAACATTTACATCTCCCACCCCATTTACACGCTGTATCTCTGGTTTTATATTGATATTGAGGTAGTTTTGAATAAACGTATCATCAAAATCTGGATTTGTAGAGTACAATGCAGCATACAATAGGGCCGAACTTTGTCTTTTTTGGGTGATTACCCCAGATCGGATAACTTCGGCGGGTAGCAGGGCATTAGCCCGGGCTACTCGGTTCTGTACGTTTACAGCTGCTATATCGGGATCTATACCTTGTTCAAAGTACACCGTAATACTAGCGCTTCCTGTGTTACTGGCAGTTGAGGTTATATAGGTCATGCCCTCAACCCCATTGATCTGTTCTTCTATTGGGACGATAACACTCTCCAATATGGTTTCTGCATTTGCCCCAGGGTAACTTGCCGATACTTGTACGGTAGGAGGGGCAATATCTGGGTACTGTGTCACCGGTAAAGTGGCAAGTCCCAAACCACCCAATAGCAATAGGATTATGGAGATAACGGTGGAAAGTACGGGTCTTTCTATAAATGTTTTTAGCATGCTGATTTATTTAAAAACAGAATTGTAAGAATTTAAAATACTATCCAAACTTGTGGGCTGTGGTATAATTTGTAGCCCTGGTCTTGCTTTCCCAAGCCCGTTAGCCAATAACTGTACTCCTTCTTCTAATCCCTCAATTACAGATAGGCCATTTACGGCCGCCTTTACTGTAATCGATTTCGGTACCAAGGTGTCCCCTTGAACCAGATATACAAAATTATTTCCTTGTTGTTCGTAGGTAGATAGTGTTGGAACCACTAGAACGTCCTTCATTTTGTTCGGAAGGATAATGCTACCACTACTCCCGTTTCGCAATAGGCCTTTTGGATTGGGAAAGGTAGCCCTGAAACTAACTGTGCCTGTATTTGGGTTAACCTCGCCACTAATCGTTTCTATTTTTCCTTTATGTTCATAAACCGATCCATCTGCTAGAATCAATTGCACCTCTGGCATGTTTTGTGCCTTTTCATTCATAGAATTACCCTCAACCTCCCTTAGGAATCCCAAAAGGTCCTTTTCGTTCATAGAGAAAAAGGCATATACCTGCTCTATACTAGATATTGTGGTCAATGGAACTGCATCTTGGGCGCTTATCAAATTTCCTTTTCTAAAGGGTATTGATCCTACTACACCGTTTACTGGACTTTTTATTTGGGCGTAATCTATGTTAGCCACTATACTTTGGTAATTGCTTTTGGCTTGCTCTAGATTTGCATTTGCCGTTGCCAATTGTACGCTGCTGATAATATTTTTTTCTACCAAGGGGCGTAATTTATCTACTTCTACCTGCGCGGAATTTATCCGTGCCTTAGCGGCACCTGCATCTTGGGATAAGGATTGGGTCTCCAAGGTGAAGAGCAACTGTCCTTTTCTTACTTGTTGCCCTGCATCTACCAATACCTCTTGGATATATCCAGCTACCTTTGCGCGGACCTTACTATTTACCAGCCCCTCTATACTTGCTGGAAATTTGGTGAAATTATCCACAGTTCTTTTTTCAACTTTTATGGTTGGGTAAGGGGTTGCTGATGTAGCTTGCCCGGAAGGAGCCTTTTCTCCACAACCAATAAAAAGGGTAATGGTAAGGGCAACGGGAATTAATAGGAATCTTTTCATAGGGAATTAAGGTTAGCAGTATTTTTTAAATTTTCTTGGAGTTGTTTTAGGTTCTGTATGAAATCACCTACGAACTTGGCATACGTTTTTGTGTAATGAAGTCCCGGCATATCCTCATGATGGACCTCACTATTTTTTAGCATATTTTTCTTGAATTCGTAGACCTTCAAGTGCATTTTTTTTTCTGTTTCCCACTGCTCTATTTTCTTTTCCAACTGATCCAGAATGTCGTTTGGGGAAACCTTGAAATAGCGTTTTCGCTCTCCAGGCTTGGTAAAGTATACGATTCGCCCAGAGGCTTGCAGTAGCTGTAAGTTAGTGGAAATTGAGCTTTTGCTGGCATCAAGACCTTCAACAAATTCATCAAATGATATGCCCTCTTGATCGGTAAGAATCATCATAGAGAATATTCTTGCGGCAAGAGGCGATAGTATTTTGTTATTTTCAAAATATACCCCTAGTTCTTCTATAAGCTGATTTCTTTGTAGGTCAGATCCCAAATCTTTAAAATATAAATTAGTTTAGCAAACATAGGATTGGTTCTGAATAATGCGAACCAAGGAAGCGTTAATTTTAAGTTAAATAAATTAGATGATCTTAATTCACGATTGCGAATTATCTGGCCATGACGCCATCGAGCTCCATAACGGGAAGGGTTATAAAATTATCTTCTTTGATTGAGTTTTTCTCAAACACAAACCGTTTTTCATACAGTTTATTATCGGCGAAATAAGTCACAAAAAATTCGTTGGTAAAAGCTAGTATCTCTTCTTGTAATACTTCTATTCTTTTAGAACTTTTTGCGGGTATATCGCCTAGACCATGTCTCATTGTAGAGGTTTTTTGGTCTCCTTTATATCCTGTTGATACTGCAATTACAGTTTCAATAGGAGTGTCCCTATTATTTATAATATAGGTATTCCAATTTTTTTCCAAGAATTCCTCGTTCCACTCATGAACTGCTGCCAGATGTACGTCTTTTACAAGGGGAATTTCTATATCCTTTTTCACTTTAGATAACTTTTTTGTTTACACGAAGCTATAATGGATCATTAAACCGACTGAAATACAATTAAAGAGCGCTTTTAAATTGCTCCAAGAATCTAAGGTCGTTTTCACTCAGGAGTCTAATATCCGAAATCTGGTGCAAGAGCAATGCAATACGGTCTATCCCCATACCGAAAGCGAATCCCGAATACTCATTGGCATCGATCCCGCAATTGGTAAGGACATTGGGATCTACCATACCACATCCCATTATTTCTAACCAGCCAGTACCTTTGGTCATTTTATAATCGGTTTCTGTTTCTAGGCCCCAATAAACATCTACCTCTGCACTAGGTTCAGTAAATGGGAAATAGGAGGGGCGTAACCGGATTTTTGATTTTCCGAAAAGTTCCGTGGTAAAGAATTGTAAGGTCTGTTTTAGATCTGCAAAAGAGACATCTTTGTCTATATAGAGTCCTTCTACTTGATGAAAGAAACAATGAGATCTAGCCGAAATAGCTTCATTCCTATATACCCTTCCTGGAGATATAGTCCTGATCGGCGGCTTGTTGTTTTCCATATACCTTACCTGAACCGAAGAGGTGTGGGTCCGCAATAAAATATCTGGGTCGGTCTGAATAAAAAACGTATCCTGCATATCCCTTGCTGGGTGGTATTCTGGAAGGTTCAAGGCCGTAAAGTTATGCCAATCGTCCTCAATTTCAGGACCTTCAGATACGTTGAACCCAATTCTGGAAAAGATCTCGATTATCTGATTTTTAACGATGGAAATTGGATGCCTGGAACCGAGGTTTAGGGGTTCTCCAGGTCTAGTAAGGTCGCCGTAAACTCCATGGAGAACTTTTTCATTTTCCAAAGCTTGTTTTAAGGTATTTACCTTCTCGGTGGCAACGGTCTTAAGTTGATTTACGATTTGCCCGAACTCCTTTTTCTGTTCGTTGGGAACGTTTTTAAAGTCTGAAAAAAAATGATTGAACAATCCCTTTTTTCCCAAATATTTAATTCTGAAAGTCTCAATGGCTTCCTTATCGGTGGAAGTAAATTTCTCTACTTCCAATATATGTTCCCTTATCTGATTTATCATGGTACTTTTATGGCTTGGATTTCCACCAAAAATTGAGCCGCAAATTTAAAACTTTTATACCAAGGGACGAACAGATTTTGTTGAAATAAACATGTTGGTCCGTTTTATTGTGAAGAATGGGCTTTTAAGTAATTCCTACTTTGTAATAATAGGACGGAAATTAATCCAAGCGATAGATTTCCATGATATTGTTTAGAATACCTTTAAAATCTATTTCAAGGTCTACCAGTTTTCCCGTGTTTATATCGAAAACCCAACCATGTACAATTAGTTCACGATCCCTAACGGCTCTTTGAACTGCAGCAGTCTTTATAAGGTTAATACACTGTTCTTGTACATTGAGCTCTACCAATCGGTCATATTTCTTATTTTCGTCCTCAATGGCATTCAATTGGCTTCTGTGTTGCCTATAAACATCCCTTATATTACGTAGCCAAGGATTTAAAATTCCCATATCGGCAGATTGCATGGCTGCTTTTACACCACCACATGAATAGTGTCCGCAAACAACAATGTGCTTTACTTTTAAATGGTCTACCGCATAATTTACCACAGACATGACGTTTAGATCTATACTGATGACCATGTTGGCAATGTTGCGATGCACAAAGACCTCCCCGGGACCAAATCCCATAAGTTCCTCGGCGGTAACCCTACTATCCGAACATCCAATATAAAGTATCTCTGGATTTTGGCCTTTCCCCAGATCCTGAAAAAAGTTTGGATTGACTTCCATTTTATCCTTTATCCACTGTTCGTTGTTTTTGAAAACTTTATCTAGGCTATCCATCTGTAGTATTTAGTACGCTGCTTAATGATTAAGTGGGATGTAGTAATAGCTGTAATTGTTTTTTTTTGATTACTATTTCCGCGGGGAAAGATAATTATAAAATAACAGGAATTTTTGCATTTTCATCGGTTTTTTTTGATGAAAATTAAGAATCTATTCCTATTTCACTGGTGATGCTGGGCTATAGTGTGGCTGAAAGACTATTGAATCGCCTTTTCTTAACTATCTACAAAGGTTTGTTGATACCCTTATCATAAAGTATTAAAGGTGCTAATTAGGGAGTAGGGATAGTATACAGGAACTAAAGGAGTTTAGAAATCTTTGAGTTCTTTTATATCATTGGCCAATAACCATCCGGTTTTCCCATCTGCTATTTCAATCTTTTTCCAATCGTTCAATTGGTCAACTACCTTGACTTTAGTGCCCGCATGCAAATTAAATATAAGCTGACTCCTGTTGTTGGGTTCGGAATTAATAGGGGCTTGTTCCGCAAATACGACAGCAGGTCGATCAGTTTTGAATTTATCGTACTGTACGTAGGCAAGGGCGGCGGCACATAACGTGAACACCAGAAAAACAAGGCTACTGATAAAAGCGATACGCTTTTGGGTAGAAAATCTGAAATAGTAAAAACTAATATAGAAACCCACAAATAATATCATGAACACCACCGCAATATAGGCCCATTGGTCAAAGGTAAGGAAGCTGGTAACCTTATTGATCAATTTGGTGACCGCAGATTGGGGGAGTGGCTCAATGGCATCCAAGGTCATATTCCTGGCAAAGTTCAGGTTGTTTAAAATATCTTGGTCGTAGGGCTTTAACAACAAGGCTTTTTCGTAATAATAGATACTGGGTGCAATGTCGTTTAGTTTGTAATAAGTGTTTCCAAGATTAAAATACAAGGCAGCGGAATGCTCCCCATTATCCAATATTTTAAGATAGTTGTCCGCCGCCTTCTGATATTCCCCGTCATTATAAAAAGTGGTGGCTTCCTCAAAAAGTTGTTGGTTCTGGGCGTATCCCAAAGCACTTATGGTAAAGAAAAGAACAGTTAATAAACGTACCATAACTTAAATTTGTTTATCCAATTGTGAAATAACCTCACTGGCCTTATTGTAATCTTGTTGCATTTGTACCTCGGAAAACGGACTGTATCTTGCCATTTCGCAATTTTCTAGTAGTCCGATAAATCCATTTTTCGTTGTTTCCTCTGCATTTTTTTCTTGTAAAATAGTAGCGATCTTGTCCTTGCTAAACTCTGAAGTCTCTATCTTAAGTTTTGCCTTTAAGTAATTGTGCAGTGCCTTCTCCAGTGCTACATAAAAGGAATCTTTGGACCCAAGAGCCTTTTTGGCCGCTGAAAGATACTTTTTGGCCAGTTTATTGGCCCTTTTAATCTTATTGCCTTCTACATCACTGGCGATGGCTTCCCGTTTTTTACCAAAAATGATGGCTAGAGGTATCAGTGCCAAAGGAAGTAGCCACCACATAAAAAAGGTGGTTGAACCGAAAAAATGATTGGTGCTAATAGTTGATAAATTGGAATGTAATTTATTAAAGACAAATTGGTCTGCTGTTGTTACAACAAGCTGTTTGTTGTTGCTGTTTAATCCTTGTGTGGTTACTGCACCACTTGTAGGGCCCTCCAATACGTTGATCATAACTTCCTTGGAACTAAGGGTGTGATATTTCTTTGTATTGGGATTAAAATAACTGAACGATATGCTGGGAATGGGGTATTTTCCCCTAAAAGTAGGCACTACTGTATAGCTGTTCATTACTTTTCCCTCCATTCCCGAAAGGTTGGTGCGTACGCTTTCACTATATTCTGGATCATAGACCTCCAAGGAATTCGGGAGGTTTAATTTGGGAATTTCAAATAGTTTTAGGTTTCCTTTTCCATTAATACTGACTACTGCCTGAAGGGACTCCGAAGCATTCAAATGGGTTTTACTCGGTGTTACAAAAAAGTCGAATTCCCCCACGGCACCACTAAAATCTGCGGGTTTGCCTTCTGTAGGGAGTGGTTTTACGGTTAAGGTTTTTTTACCTGCGGAAACTGTCTTGTTGGTCTGTGCCAATATTCTTCCTCCAAAAAAATCACGTTTGTTGGTAGGTACCTGTAAGCTAACGTCCAAAGACAGGGGTTCTAGCTCCAGTTCTCCGGTTTTTTGTGGATATAACACTACTCGCTTTAGGATTACCGATCTATACGGTTTTCCGTCGTAGGTGGCGTTCTCAATGTTGTATTTGGTTACCGGAATGTCCTGGCTCCAAAAGTTGTTGTACTTGGGGTTGTCCAGAGCCCTGAAATTGGTGACATCTATGGTTGGGCTGGCATAAAGCTTGTAAACAACAGTAACAGCCTCATTTAAATAAGGGCTGGTTTTGGAGATCTCTGCAACCAAATGTAAACTTTCATCAGCTACGTCATCCACCGTCCTTTCTCCGTCCGGTCGCTCTACTGAAGCGGTTACTTCTACCTCTTTGGGAAGGGATTTATAGGTGGTGCCCTTAATGACTATAGTGGCTTGGGAAATCGTGAACTTGCCCCTTGCTGTTGGAGCCAAGGTATAACTATACGTTTTGGAAAAGCTTCTCACGCCATTGATCCAAGAGGAGCTAATGGATTGCGAAGGTCCCATAAGTACTCTAAACCCATTAAAGTCAGGGGGATTAAAGTTGTCACCATCCTTGTTCATGGTAAAGTCTACCCGAAGTCTTTCGTTGATGCCCAGTTTGTCCTTGCTGAGCTCCATTTCAAAAGTCACCGATTCATCATCGTTCTGGGCATTGAGGGTAATGGCCATGAACAATACTACTACAAGCGATATGTATCTTTTTAACTGCACTGTTATTACCAATCTTTTTCGTTTTTAACTTTTGGGCCTTTTATATTTTGGGCATCTATTTTTTCCTGAACCTTCTTCTCTTCATTCTGCATGGCGTCTAGCAAATTTTTCACTTGCTGTGGGGATAATTGGTTTGGCCTTGGTTGCTGTTGCTCTTGTTGGTCGCCCTTTTCCGGTTGTTTTTCCTTTTCGTCTTTTTTATCACCATCCCCTTCCTTATTGTCCTCTTTCTCTTCTTCGCCCTGATCGCCTTTTTCTTCTTCTTTATCTTTATTGTCCTCTTGGTCTTGCTCGCCTTCCTTTTTGTCTTGGTTTTGATCCTCCTGATCCTCCTGATCCTTCTTGTCTTTTTGGTCTTGCTCGTCTTTATTCTGGTCGTTTTGCTGCTCTTCCTGTTGTTTTTTTAGCATTTCCTTGGCCAGCGCTAAGTTGTAACGGGTCTCTTCATCAGTAGGGTCGTTCCGCAAGGCTTCCTTATATCCATCTACTGCTTTCTGATATTCCCTGTTCTTCATAAACACATTTCCCATATTGTGGTAGGCCCTGTGTTTGTCCGCTTTGTCGGTGGCGTTCTCGGCAGCTTGTTTATACCTGCCAAATGCCTCGCTATACGTTTCGTTCTTATAATAAGCATTGCCCAAATTATAAGGGGCAATACTGTTATTGGTATTTTCGGAAATTGCCTTTCGATAACTGGCCTCGGCATTCACAAAATCATTTTCATCCAATTTCTTATTGCCTTCCCAGGTATAAGTGGTTGCTTTTTTAATAGATTTCTGGGTTTTCTTATCTACCACTTGGGCATGGCCAAGATACCCGATCAACATAATGATGCATATTATCCTCTTCATATCCCTTTATTTATCGCTCATTAAAAAGATTCAATTTTTTCAGCCACTTTGTTTTTCTGTCCAATACAAAAACGTCTAAAAATAAGAATAAAAGTCCCGCTCCCAAAAACCATTGGAACTGATCTTTGTATTCGGCAAATTGTTTGGCTTCAAATTCCGTTTTATCTATTCTGTCCAATTGCTCTTTTATGAACGTAACTGCTTCTTCGGTATTTTCTCCGTTAATGTATTCGCCGTTTCCTTCACTGGCTATATCTTTCAAGGTTTTTTCGTTCATTTTGGTAATGACCACCTCTCCTTGTCGGTCCCTTTTAAGGCTCTCTACAATTCCATTTCTCTTTAAAGGAATAGGCGCTCCTTTTTCATTTCCTACCCCGATGGTGAAGATTCGTATCCCTTCATTGGTCGCGTTTTCCACACTTTGGGAAATACTTCCCTCGGAAT
Encoded here:
- a CDS encoding efflux RND transporter periplasmic adaptor subunit — protein: MKRFLLIPVALTITLFIGCGEKAPSGQATSATPYPTIKVEKRTVDNFTKFPASIEGLVNSKVRAKVAGYIQEVLVDAGQQVRKGQLLFTLETQSLSQDAGAAKARINSAQVEVDKLRPLVEKNIISSVQLATANANLEQAKSNYQSIVANIDYAQIKSPVNGVVGSIPFRKGNLISAQDAVPLTTISSIEQVYAFFSMNEKDLLGFLREVEGNSMNEKAQNMPEVQLILADGSVYEHKGKIETISGEVNPNTGTVSFRATFPNPKGLLRNGSSGSIILPNKMKDVLVVPTLSTYEQQGNNFVYLVQGDTLVPKSITVKAAVNGLSVIEGLEEGVQLLANGLGKARPGLQIIPQPTSLDSILNSYNSVFK
- a CDS encoding GbsR/MarR family transcriptional regulator, whose product is MGSDLQRNQLIEELGVYFENNKILSPLAARIFSMMILTDQEGISFDEFVEGLDASKSSISTNLQLLQASGRIVYFTKPGERKRYFKVSPNDILDQLEKKIEQWETEKKMHLKVYEFKKNMLKNSEVHHEDMPGLHYTKTYAKFVGDFIQNLKQLQENLKNTANLNSL
- the pheS gene encoding phenylalanine--tRNA ligase subunit alpha yields the protein MINQIREHILEVEKFTSTDKEAIETFRIKYLGKKGLFNHFFSDFKNVPNEQKKEFGQIVNQLKTVATEKVNTLKQALENEKVLHGVYGDLTRPGEPLNLGSRHPISIVKNQIIEIFSRIGFNVSEGPEIEDDWHNFTALNLPEYHPARDMQDTFFIQTDPDILLRTHTSSVQVRYMENNKPPIRTISPGRVYRNEAISARSHCFFHQVEGLYIDKDVSFADLKQTLQFFTTELFGKSKIRLRPSYFPFTEPSAEVDVYWGLETETDYKMTKGTGWLEIMGCGMVDPNVLTNCGIDANEYSGFAFGMGIDRIALLLHQISDIRLLSENDLRFLEQFKSAL
- a CDS encoding carbonic anhydrase codes for the protein MDSLDKVFKNNEQWIKDKMEVNPNFFQDLGKGQNPEILYIGCSDSRVTAEELMGFGPGEVFVHRNIANMVISIDLNVMSVVNYAVDHLKVKHIVVCGHYSCGGVKAAMQSADMGILNPWLRNIRDVYRQHRSQLNAIEDENKKYDRLVELNVQEQCINLIKTAAVQRAVRDRELIVHGWVFDINTGKLVDLEIDFKGILNNIMEIYRLD
- a CDS encoding SH3 domain-containing protein, with the translated sequence MVRLLTVLFFTISALGYAQNQQLFEEATTFYNDGEYQKAADNYLKILDNGEHSAALYFNLGNTYYKLNDIAPSIYYYEKALLLKPYDQDILNNLNFARNMTLDAIEPLPQSAVTKLINKVTSFLTFDQWAYIAVVFMILFVGFYISFYYFRFSTQKRIAFISSLVFLVFTLCAAALAYVQYDKFKTDRPAVVFAEQAPINSEPNNRSQLIFNLHAGTKVKVVDQLNDWKKIEIADGKTGWLLANDIKELKDF
- a CDS encoding BatD family protein; this translates as MAITLNAQNDDESVTFEMELSKDKLGINERLRVDFTMNKDGDNFNPPDFNGFRVLMGPSQSISSSWINGVRSFSKTYSYTLAPTARGKFTISQATIVIKGTTYKSLPKEVEVTASVERPDGERTVDDVADESLHLVAEISKTSPYLNEAVTVVYKLYASPTIDVTNFRALDNPKYNNFWSQDIPVTKYNIENATYDGKPYRSVILKRVVLYPQKTGELELEPLSLDVSLQVPTNKRDFFGGRILAQTNKTVSAGKKTLTVKPLPTEGKPADFSGAVGEFDFFVTPSKTHLNASESLQAVVSINGKGNLKLFEIPKLNLPNSLEVYDPEYSESVRTNLSGMEGKVMNSYTVVPTFRGKYPIPSISFSYFNPNTKKYHTLSSKEVMINVLEGPTSGAVTTQGLNSNNKQLVVTTADQFVFNKLHSNLSTISTNHFFGSTTFFMWWLLPLALIPLAIIFGKKREAIASDVEGNKIKRANKLAKKYLSAAKKALGSKDSFYVALEKALHNYLKAKLKIETSEFSKDKIATILQEKNAEETTKNGFIGLLENCEMARYSPFSEVQMQQDYNKASEVISQLDKQI
- a CDS encoding tetratricopeptide repeat protein: MKRIICIIMLIGYLGHAQVVDKKTQKSIKKATTYTWEGNKKLDENDFVNAEASYRKAISENTNNSIAPYNLGNAYYKNETYSEAFGRYKQAAENATDKADKHRAYHNMGNVFMKNREYQKAVDGYKEALRNDPTDEETRYNLALAKEMLKKQQEEQQNDQNKDEQDQKDKKDQEDQEDQNQDKKEGEQDQEDNKDKEEEKGDQGEEEKEDNKEGDGDKKDEKEKQPEKGDQQEQQQPRPNQLSPQQVKNLLDAMQNEEKKVQEKIDAQNIKGPKVKNEKDW